From Candidatus Neptunochlamydia vexilliferae:
TAACTACTGGTCACGCAAAATCTTATGGCCTGCCCATAAGAAACCAACAGGGCCAAAAACTACACGGAAAGCGGCTTAGGCTTTGAGCGAAAATGGGTTTCCCATAGGAGGCGGAAGGGAGCGCAGCTTTCAAGGAGCTCTTCCTTGGTCCCTTCGGCGATCTTTTCTCCCCCTTCGAGGTAGACAATCCGGTCTGCATACTCGATGGTTGAGAGGCGGTGGGCAATCAGGATCTGCGTCACTTCGCCGTGGAGCTCTTTGATCGCGAGCTTGATCTTCTCTTCACTCACGGCATCAAGCGATGAGGTGGCCTCATCGAGGATCAGGATCGGCGCATGCTTCACAAGGGCGCGGGCAATGGCAAGGCGCTGTTGCTGCCCTCCAGAAAAGTTCTTTCCCGTTTCAGCAAGCATCGTGTCGTAGGTCTCGGGGAGGAGCTTGATAAACTCATGGGCATGGGCCTTTTTCGCTGCCTCAACAATCTCCTCTTTTGAAAAGGGCTTTCCATAGGAGATATTCGCCCCGATCGTATCGTAGAAGAGGAAGGGCTTTTGGGGAACAAAGGCGATCTGCTCTCGCACCGATTTTTGGGTGTAATCGTGCAAGGGCTTCCCATCGATGCGGATCTCCCCTTTTTGGATGTCATAAAGGCGGGGGATGAGCTGAACAATGGTTGATTTCCCTGCCCCTGTTGCTCCAACAAGAGCAACCGTCTCTCCCTTATTCACCGTGAAGCTCAGGTCTTTTAAGATCCACTCATCGCCATAGCGGAACCAGACCCGATCAAACTCGAGCGCTTTTTCAAAGCCCCCCAACGGCTTGGCATCAGGACGATCGATAATTTCAGGCTTGAGGTTAAGCACCTCATACATCCGTTCAGCAGCCACAACCCCTTTTTGAATATTGGAGTTTTCCTCAGCAAACTTTTTGACCGGCTCGTAGAAAAGATGAAGGAGCCCCACAAAAACAACAAGCTCAGAAATGCGCATCTCGAGAACATGAAGTCCCATGATGATGACAGTTGCTAAACAAGCGGTGGTGATCGTATGTAAGACGGGGCGAGTTAAGAGATCATACTTGGCGGTCTTACTCTCAAGCCGCGCCATCTGCTCATTTTGCTCCCGATATTTTTTGAAAGAGAAGGTTTCCATCGCAAAGACCTTCACCGTCTGGATCCCTGCTAAAAAATCGATAAGAACCGAGGTGAACCGCTCTTGGTTTTTCTGGAGCTGGCGGGTAATTCGCTTCACCTTTCGCGTCACAAAAACAACGGGCAAAACGATCAGCGGAAGGCCTAAAAAGATCACCATCGAGAGCTGCCACGACATCCAAAAGCAAGCCGCCAGCGTCGAAACAATGGTAAAGGGAGCCTGAATGTAGTTAATCAAAAAGGAGTTGATCGATGAAGCGATCTGGTTGGCATCTCCCGAGACCCGCGACGAGAGGGTTCCAATGTTATACTTTTGGAAAAAGCTCATCGGCTGGTGCTGCAGATGATCAAAATATTGCTGCCTTAGGTCCCGGCTGATCCGGATCGATAAAATCTGTGTCGTATACCGGCTAAAAAAGAGGAAAAAAGCTTTGACAAGGGCGACCAAGCAGAGGAGGGCAATAAAAGGCTTGACATTATGCTCGAAGCGGAAGTGGCGCTTGATCCGGTACATGACCCGTTTGAGAGGGTTAGCTCCCCTTTTCTTGATCATGAAGCTCCGCGCATCATCCTTGGTGATGACCTCTTCACTGCCGATCTTCTTCCACTTCTCCTCGATATCTTCCTTCGTCACATAGTCCTGCTGCTCTCCCTTTTCGTTCTTTGAAGCAAATAGGGAGAAGAAATCGGTCCCCGCATCAGTAATGACCCCAATGGTGAACATCTCCACCTGACTGGTAATGGTGAGCCCAATCAAGGCCCCAAAGGTGACGATGAATAGGGTCAGGTGGCGATGAACGCGAAGCGCTGCTTTAAGAAGTAGTTTCATAGAGGCTGATTATACCTCTAATGGCTCACTAATGTCAATCTAGCTAGCTTTTTCGACCGTCACCGCACCAAGCTTACGGAACTTTTGGTACCGCTTCTCGATCAGCTCGTCGGTCG
This genomic window contains:
- a CDS encoding ABC transporter ATP-binding protein, with amino-acid sequence MKLLLKAALRVHRHLTLFIVTFGALIGLTITSQVEMFTIGVITDAGTDFFSLFASKNEKGEQQDYVTKEDIEEKWKKIGSEEVITKDDARSFMIKKRGANPLKRVMYRIKRHFRFEHNVKPFIALLCLVALVKAFFLFFSRYTTQILSIRISRDLRQQYFDHLQHQPMSFFQKYNIGTLSSRVSGDANQIASSINSFLINYIQAPFTIVSTLAACFWMSWQLSMVIFLGLPLIVLPVVFVTRKVKRITRQLQKNQERFTSVLIDFLAGIQTVKVFAMETFSFKKYREQNEQMARLESKTAKYDLLTRPVLHTITTACLATVIIMGLHVLEMRISELVVFVGLLHLFYEPVKKFAEENSNIQKGVVAAERMYEVLNLKPEIIDRPDAKPLGGFEKALEFDRVWFRYGDEWILKDLSFTVNKGETVALVGATGAGKSTIVQLIPRLYDIQKGEIRIDGKPLHDYTQKSVREQIAFVPQKPFLFYDTIGANISYGKPFSKEEIVEAAKKAHAHEFIKLLPETYDTMLAETGKNFSGGQQQRLAIARALVKHAPILILDEATSSLDAVSEEKIKLAIKELHGEVTQILIAHRLSTIEYADRIVYLEGGEKIAEGTKEELLESCAPFRLLWETHFRSKPKPLSV